TCATCGGTGTGGGTGAAAAAACAACGGCTCTTGAGCCCTTTCATCCGGACCGCATGGCGTCTCGAATTCTTGGCATGGGAGACACCCTCTCCTTTATTGAAAAGGCTGTGGAGGCGGTTGACCAAAAAAAAGCTCAGGCCCTTGAAAAAAAGTTTAGAAAAAATCAGTTTACCCTGGAAGATTTTAAAAATCAGATGCACCAGGTTCGCAAGATGGGATCCATAAAAGATCTTTTGGGCATGCTGCCCGGGGTAAATAAAAAGATGCTCAAAGATTTGAACATTGACGATAAGGAATTTACAAAAATAGAGGCAATTATAAACTCCATGACCCCGGAGGAACGTACCAAACATGCAATCATCAAAGCGTCCCGAAAAAGACGGATTGCCCTTGGCTCGGGGACCTCGGTGCAGGATGTGAACAAATTGCTTAAAAGCTACACCCAGTCCATGAAAATGATGAAAAAATTTAATAAAGGCGGCATGAAAAACCTTCGTGGCATGCTGCCATTCTAAGGAGAGACAAAAACTATGGCAGTAAAACTCAGACTTACCCGTAAAGGCACCAAAAAGAAACCCTTTTACAGAATTGTTGCAGCTGATATTGAAGCACCTAGGGACGGCAAGTTCCTTGAAGCCGTCGGCACCTATGATCCCATGCAGGATCCAGCCGTTATCAACCTTAAGCAAGACCGGGTGCAGTACTGGCTGGAACAGGGTGCCAAGCCCACCACAACGGTAAAAAGTATCCTTAAAAAACAGAGCGCAGAAAGCGTTTCTGCCTAAGGCTACCTTAAAGGGAGAAAACCGCTGGACAGCCTTGAAAACAGCCGGGCCTCTATGTCATTGATTAGGAGATGTTTTTATGAAAGAGCTGATTGAGTACTTAGCAAAGGCATTGGTAGACAATCCCGATGAGGTTCAAGTCTCTGAAGTGACGGGTGACCAGACTTCCGTACTTGAACTCAAAGTGGCAAAGGAAGACTTGGGCAAGGTTATCGGTAAACAGGGCAGATCAGCCAGGGCCATGAGAACAATCCTGAGTGCCGCGGCCACAAAAATGAAAAAACGCACGGTACTGGAAATTATCGAGTAATTCCATGGAGTGTTCGAACACCTGGCTGACCATCGGCAAGGTCACGGGCGTTCACGGCCTTAAGGGAAACCTGAAAGTATGGTCCTGGGCCCAGTCGCCCGAAACCTTTACCCAAGGGCTTGCCGTGATGCTCAAAGACGAGGAGGCCTCCTGGGACACTGGCCGGGAATATATAATTCTGGGTACTGGTAAGTATAAAAAAGGGGTACTTTTAACCCTTGAGGGAGTAACAACCCGGGACGCCTCGGAAGCACTTGTGGGAAAACTTGTTCTGGTGGATAAAACTAATCTGCCGGACCTGGATGAAAATACCTGGTACTGGCAGGATTTGATCGGACTGACGGTTGTAGATACCTGTGAGGGGGAGCTTGGGGAAGTAACACATCTTTTCCCCACAGGCGCCGATGATATCCTGGTTGTTGTGGATCAAACTTCACAAAACAAACAGGAAGTACTGATCCCCATGAATGCCGTGTTTATCAAGGAGATAAACATAGAGACCGGCGTGATTACGACCGAATTGCCTGAAGGATTTATCACGGACTGATTTTGGCCATGAAGTTTACCGTACTGACATTGTTTCCGGAATTTCTGGATGCATTTTTTGCCAACGGCATTATGGCCAGGGCGTTGAACCGGAAAGTTATCAGCGCTGATAGCATCAATATCCGGGATTTTGCTTTTGACCGGCATAACAGCGTGGATGACCGCCCCTACGGTGGCGGCAGCGGCATGGTAATGATGCCGGGACCTTTGGAAAAGGCCATTGATTCTGTCAGACAGGCTTCCACCGACCCTCGAGTGGTGTGCCTGACACCCCAAGGCAAACCTTTTACCCAGGCCCGGGCCTGTGAACTTGCCGCAGCCGGACAGGACTTGATTCTGATTTGCGGCCGGTACGAGGGGATTGATGAGCGGGTCTATACCCGACAGGTGGATGAAGAGATCTGCGTAGGAGACTTTGTGATGACCGGCGGAGAAATTGCTGCCATGGCAGTGATTGACGCCGTTGCCAGAATGATCCCCGGGGTCCTTGGGAGCAATGAATCATCCCAGGATGAATCGTTCATGGACAACCGTCTTGAATATGCCCAGTACACCAGGCCCGAAACATATGAGAGCATGGCTGTACCAGGAGTACTTTTGTCCGGGAACCATGAAAAAATCCGCCAATGGCGCAGACGATCCGCTTTGGAACGAACATTTATCAAGCGCCCGGATCTGTTTGAATCCCGGTGCCCGGATAGTGAAGAAAAAGAGATTTTGCGGCAGTGGTGCCGGGAGCTTGAGGCATTAATCCATAAATGAGTGCACCTATTTACTTGGCATTGATCCACTACCCGGTGGTCAATAAAAACGGGCAGATCACAGGATCAGCCCTGACCAACATGGACCTGCATGACATTGCCAGGGCAGGCCGGACATTCGGGGTAAAGGCGTATTATGTGGTTACCCCATATGAAGATCAACAAAACCTGGCCGTCCAGATTATGGATCACTGGACCCATGGCCACGGAGGGAGGGTTAATCCGGCCAGAAAGTCCGCCCTTGAACGTGTCAGGGTGGCAAAGACATTTGAAGCAGCCTGCAATGATATAGAAATTGAACAGGGAACGGGTGTGGTTAAAGTAGCGACCAGCGCCAGCAGCCGGTGCGCCACGCGTAGTTGCAGACAGCTTGGACAGGAATTAATGATGAGCAATACCCCCCATGTACTTGCCTTTGGCACGGCATGGGGACTGGCACCGGAAGTAATGGACCAGTGTGATCATATCCTTGAACCCATACGGGGTTCAGGATCATATAATCACTTAAGCGTCCGCTCCGCAGCATCCATATACTTAGACAGATTAATAAACGTAGACAGATTAATAAACGGCTAAATATAGAAGGAACAAAACATGACAGCAAACCTAATCCAAAAAATTGAAAGAGAACAGATGCGCCTTGACATCCCTGATTTCGACTCCGGGGATACCATAAAGGTCCATGTAAAAATCAGGGAAGGTGAAAAGGAACGTATCCAGGTCTTCCAGGGCGTAGTGATCAAAAAAACCAAAGGTCTTTCCAGCGCCCGGTTTACCGTGAGAAAAATTTCCGGCGGCGTGGGTGTTGAACGAATTTTCCCCCTCTATTCTCCTGCCATTGACAAAATTGAGGTGGTTACCCGGGGACGCGTAAGAAGATCTAAACTTTACTATCTGAGAAACCTTCGCGGCAAAGCTGCAAGAATCAAAGAAAAACGCTTTGCCTGATATCCGCCGCAGTCTTTCAGCCGACGCCGACATGCTGTTTTATGAAAAACAGGCGATGTTGGACGGATATAAAGTGATTGCAGGTGTTGATGAGGCCGGCAGGGGACCCCTTGCCGGCCCTGTCGTGTCTGCAGCTGTGGTGTTGCCTGAAAGTTTTGATGTCCCAGGCATTAATGATTCAAAAAAGCTTTCTGAAAAAAAAAGAGAAGCACTTTTTCCAGTGATTCAGGCCCAGGCCATTGCCTTTGGCATCGGCATGGCCGACCATGAGGAAATCGATCGGATTAATATTCTGCAGGCATCACTGCTCTCCATGAAACGTGCTGTTGACGCTTTGCAGCTTACACCCGATTATCTGCTCATTGACGGCAAATTTACTATAAACACCACCATAGACCAGTGCCCTGTGATTAAAGGGGACGCCTTAAGCTTATCCATTGCAGCAGCTTCTATTCTGGCCAAGGTTACACGGGATCGAATCATGGCGGAGCTTGATGCAAAATACCCTCAATATGGCCTTAAACGCCATAAAGGCTATCCAACCAAAGCCCACAAAGAGGCAATCCGGACCCATGGTCCATGCCCTGTGCATCGCAAAAGCTTTAAAGGTGTAAAGGATATATGAGCTTTAGGGGAAAGCAGCTGGGCAAAAAGGGAGAACGATCCGCCCAAAAATTTCTTGTTTCCAGGGGGTATAAAATATTGGAATCCAATTATTCAACCCCAAAGTTTGAAATCGATATCATTGCCAAAGACAATGACACCTTGTGCTTTATTGAAGTCAAAACCCGAACAGGTATAAAAAAAGGACTGCCTCGGGAAGGTGTCACAACCGCTAAGCAAAAAAAAATCATCATGGGTGCCCAATACTATCTACACCTAAAAAAAATAACCGACACCCGGCTTCGATTTGATGTGGTGGAGGTCTTGTACAAGGACAGTTCTCACACGGCTTGTGACATCACTATAATCCCAAATGCATTTCAAGGAAGTTAACAATGGTCGGCACGCTGTATATTGTGGCAACCCCTTTGGGCAACCTTGAGGATATGACATTTCGGGCGGTGCGCATGCTAAAGGAAGCCGACCTGATTGCAGCCGAAGACACCCGTCATTCAAAAAAGCTGCTAAATCATTACGGCATTACAACCCCCTTAATTGCTTGCCATGAGCACAACGAAGCCGCAAAAGCCGATGACCTGGTCCAGCGGCTTGAAAAGGGAATAACCATCGCTTTGATCAGCGATGCAGGCACGCCTTTAATTTCAGACCCCGGTTACCGCCTGGTGTCAATGGCCTCAAAAAAAGGCATCCCCATTGTGCCGATACCCGGATGCAACGCTGCGATTACCGGATTGAGCGCATCCGGCCTGCCCACCGACGCCTTTATTTTTCTGGGATTTGCGCCTAAAAAACAAGGACGATTGGACAACTTTCTCAATGATGCCGCCCACCATAAAGCCACACTGATATTTTATGAATCCCCGCGGCGCGTTATCCGGCTGATATCTTCGGCCATAAAGGTATTGGGAGACCGTCAGGCCTGTCTTGCCAGAGAATTGACAAAACAATATGAGGAGTTTATCCGAGGTCCTTTATCCGCTATTCTATCTACCCTTGAAAACCGGGAAACCGTCAAAGGCGAATGCGTTTTGTTTATTACAGGAGACGACGAACAACCTGTGGCGTTGTCTGCAGAACAGATGGAATCCATGATCATGGATGGCCTAAATCAGAATATACGAACCGGTGAACTTGCAAAAGAAATAGCCGGATATGCAAATTTCTCAAAGTCCAAGGTTTACGACATGATTTTAGCCCTAAAAAAGCGCCTTTAAACATCTTTGACTTCTTTTACCCTACCTTAACACATCCTCAGACCACACTTAGAAGTAACACATTCCTTAAAGATTGATAAACCCCTTGCCAAATCAGGGCCAAAAGCTTTATAAAGAAGCAAAATATTAGGAAATTATGAAAATAATGTTAGGACTACAACTCTGATAAAATGGTCTGGCCTACTCCGGCCCATATACATCCAACTGCCACAAAGGAAATAAAACTATCATGAGCATTGAAATATGCTATGTCATCGTAGGGATGCTGATCCTGTTTGCAATTTTTGATCTGATTGTCGGGGTCACCAATGACGCGGTTAATTTTTTAAACTCCTCAATCGGGTCTAAGGCAGCACCCTTTAAAATAATCATGATTATTGCCAGTGTTGGTATTCTGACCGGTGTTACCTTTTCTGCAGGTATGATGGAAGTGGCCCGAAAAGGTATTTTTCATCCCGAACTTTTTACCATGCCCGAACTTTTGACCATATTTTTGGCTGTCATGATCACGGATATCCTGCTTTTAGATCTTTTTAACACATATGGTCTACCCACTTCGACGACAGTATCCATTGTATTTGAATTACTCGGATCTGCCGTGGCCTTGTCTGTGATAAAACTGGCCGCTCATACGGATTCAACTCTCGGGCTTTTGGATTATATAAACTCGACCAAAGCCATTACAATCGTTTTTGGTATTTTATTATCTATTCTCGTGGCATTTGCTTCAGGTGCAACGGTCCAGTTTATATCCAGAATGATATTCACCTTTAATTATAAAAGACGGCTGAAATATTACGGCGCGCTGTGGGGCGGTGTGGCCCTTACCATCATCACCTTTTTTATCCTCATAAAAGGGGCCAAAGGTGCTACATTCATGGATCCACAAATGGTGACATGGATAAAAAACCACTCTCTTATTCTCATGGGATGTATTTTCGTAACCTCCGCCATTATCCTCCAGGTTCTCATCACTTTATTCAAAATAAATATCCTTAAACCCATTGTCCTTGTGGGTACATTTGCCCTGGCCATGGCATTTGCCGCCAACGATCTCGTCAATTTTATCGGGGTACCCCTGGCAGGCCTCAATGCCTTTAAAACAGCCCTGGCCTCATCCGACCCCATGAACATCACTATGGAGGCACTGGGGGGAAAAGTGCACACTCAGACCTTTATTATGCTCATTGCAGGTGCCATCATGGTGACCACCCTGTGGGTATCACGCAAGGCAAGGACAGTGACCGAAACAGAAATCAGCCTGGGGCAGCAGGATGAAGGTATGGAACGGTTTGAATCCGTCTGGTTGTCCAGGCGCATTGTAAACCTTTTCTACAGCTTGTTTACGGCTGTAAAAATCATATGTCCATCCGTCATCGGCAGGGTTATAGCCCGGCGAATCAGCCCGATCTCCGAAGACCCCCATGTTGGTGGAAAAGAAAAACCCTCCTTTGATCTGCTGCGCGCCTCTGTGAATCTGATGGTGGCATCTGCCGTGGTCTCCCTGGCCACATCCTTGAAACTGCCCTTGTCCACCACCTATGTGACGTTTATGGTCGCTATGGGCTCCTCCTTTTCCGACCAGGCCTGGGGCAGAGAAAGTGCCGTATACCGTGTCACCGGTGTTTTAACAGTGATTGGCGGTTGGTTCATGACCGCCTTTATTGCCTTTATAGCCTCTTTTATCGCAGGCAATGTCATCTACTATTTTAAAATGCCTGGTGTGGTCGGTCTGATGGTTTTTGTATTTTTCATGATATACAGAAACAAAAAACGGCACGAAGGCAATGAAAAAACCAAAGAAGAGACCACCATTTACCATCTTGAAGAGGTGGAAGATTTTCAGTCTTCGGTTTCCGCAACATTTGACCACCTCGCCCTTCATCTTCAAGGCATGAGGCTATCTTTAGGAACTGCCTTTGATGCGCTGTTTCAAGAAGATTTGGACGCCCTAAGGGAACATCGTAGAAAGGTCAAGCAGTTCCAGGTGCGCAGCAATATAATCATTGCCAATATCTTTAAAGTATTACGGCTTTTGCAGCGTGGGGATCACAAGGGGTCGTTCAACTATTATCAGATAATCCGGCGCCTTCAGAAACTAAACGACGGATACAGGGATACGGTGATCAGGTCCACCAGGCACGTGGCCAACCGGCATAAAGGGCTTTTACCCGCCCAGATTAACGAACTCACGGAGATTAAAACAGAATTTCTTTACATTCTTGAGCAGGTGGAAATCGCATTCAATAAAAAAGATATTGTGGACTGCCACCACATCGGTGCACGATTCCACTATCTTAGGGACCTTGTGGATGAATACAACGCCAATCAAATTGCCAGAATCAGAGAAGAATCCTCAAAAACACGCCTAAGTATCATGTACTACGCCATTTCCGGCAATTGCGTCATGATGGCCAAACAAACAGTAAAACTGCTTGAAATATTCAACGAGGCGCTGCCTTCAAAAAACGGCACCAATTCCTGTAGGAACCTCCATTTAGACTGATCCTTTTTTCAGTGGATCAAAAATTCGATCCGCTACGCCACTATAAATCGAACTTGAAGCGAATTAAGGCTTCGGTTTTCTCACCATCGGTACTAAATCCAATAGCCGCCCGTCCACCTAAAAAATCGTTCACAGGGCGGCTTGAGATGTCACATTCTACTTCATGATCGACAAGATGAAGTGCGGAAGAAAAATCAACAATATTCAGCCGGGAGTTAAATTCAAACACTGGGGATAGATTCGGATCCAGTTCTCCTGAAAAGGAGACGGACCTCAGCGATTCTTTTTCACCGCGTTCTGTATTGGGAATATTTTTACCCGAAGCAGAGACTTTATGCTCAAGCGTTTTGCGGTATTCGAACCGAACGTTGCGAATCAAACGCTGTCGATACTGATTCAGATTTTTTCCGATCCGGGTATCTTTAAATAATTGAGCGGCACCGGACAGTGCAATTTTTTTGGCTGAAGAGTCTTGATGAGAGGCTTGTTGCGCCCTTACCGGAGGCGAAGGGTCAGGCTCAGTCAATGAAGCCGGGACAAGGTCTGATCCGGTTACGTAGCCGGTCAGCGTGATTAGAAGAATCAAAGCCATCGCCAAGATTTTAATAAATTTGTTGAAGGAGTTCATACATCCTCCTTTTGCTTGGTTGGACGGCCTTTATGGATTTGATCCTAACCGACCATGTTTAAAATTTCCATTGGTCCTCGCATGACTGATTCAAGATTGGGCTCCTAAGATCTTGGGAAAGAAGAGATCATAAACAAACGTACAATATATTCTTATTATATATTTTTAAGGTTAAAATTCAAGCGCATTGAAAAGAGATAAACGCAAAAGCGGCCCCTTTCCTATAATCAGGAAAGGGGCCGCTTTAATTTACATCACAAAGCAGATGTCAATTAAGGAAAATTAAATCCTTCACTTACATCTTGGTGCCTTCTGCATGGCTCTGCAGTTTTACTTCAACCTTTTCGGTCAGGCTTGCATAGTATTCTCTGAGGATAACCAGAACTTCTTCACGGCCAAAGTGATCAACAACAGGTTCGTTGTTGGACAGGGCGTGGCGCAGTTTGGTACCGGAGAGGATAACGCGGTCGTCTTTGCCATGGGGGCAGGTTCTCATAGAAGCCATGCCGTCGCATTTGTAGCAGTAGAAAGTCCAGTCAATTTTCAGGGGTTCGCACAGCAGACGTTTTCCGTCGTCTTCGGGCATGGGGATGGTATCAAAAATTTCCTGTGCTTCAAACAGTGTGTAGAAGTCACCAACGCCTGCATGGTCACGGCCGATGATCATTCTGTTAACACCGTAGTTCTGACGGAATGTGGCATGTAACAGGCCTTCACGGGGACCTGCATATCTCATGTCCAAGGGATATCCGCCGTTAATAACATGCTCAGGTACAAAGTAACCCTTAATCAGGGTGTCGATGCATTTGATACGTACGTCTGCAGGGATATCGCCGGGTTTCAGGTTACCGATCAAAGAATGGATCAGAACGCCGTCACATACGTCAAGGGCGATCTTACACAGATGCTCATGGGATCTGTGCATGGGGTTTCTCAGCTGCATAGAAGCAACGTTTGCCCAGCCTTTTTCATCCATGATGGCACGGGTT
This window of the uncultured Desulfobacter sp. genome carries:
- the rpsP gene encoding 30S ribosomal protein S16, whose translation is MAVKLRLTRKGTKKKPFYRIVAADIEAPRDGKFLEAVGTYDPMQDPAVINLKQDRVQYWLEQGAKPTTTVKSILKKQSAESVSA
- a CDS encoding KH domain-containing protein; translation: MKELIEYLAKALVDNPDEVQVSEVTGDQTSVLELKVAKEDLGKVIGKQGRSARAMRTILSAAATKMKKRTVLEIIE
- the rimM gene encoding ribosome maturation factor RimM (Essential for efficient processing of 16S rRNA), translated to MECSNTWLTIGKVTGVHGLKGNLKVWSWAQSPETFTQGLAVMLKDEEASWDTGREYIILGTGKYKKGVLLTLEGVTTRDASEALVGKLVLVDKTNLPDLDENTWYWQDLIGLTVVDTCEGELGEVTHLFPTGADDILVVVDQTSQNKQEVLIPMNAVFIKEINIETGVITTELPEGFITD
- the trmD gene encoding tRNA (guanosine(37)-N1)-methyltransferase TrmD, with the protein product MKFTVLTLFPEFLDAFFANGIMARALNRKVISADSINIRDFAFDRHNSVDDRPYGGGSGMVMMPGPLEKAIDSVRQASTDPRVVCLTPQGKPFTQARACELAAAGQDLILICGRYEGIDERVYTRQVDEEICVGDFVMTGGEIAAMAVIDAVARMIPGVLGSNESSQDESFMDNRLEYAQYTRPETYESMAVPGVLLSGNHEKIRQWRRRSALERTFIKRPDLFESRCPDSEEKEILRQWCRELEALIHK
- a CDS encoding RNA methyltransferase; its protein translation is MSAPIYLALIHYPVVNKNGQITGSALTNMDLHDIARAGRTFGVKAYYVVTPYEDQQNLAVQIMDHWTHGHGGRVNPARKSALERVRVAKTFEAACNDIEIEQGTGVVKVATSASSRCATRSCRQLGQELMMSNTPHVLAFGTAWGLAPEVMDQCDHILEPIRGSGSYNHLSVRSAASIYLDRLINVDRLING
- the rplS gene encoding 50S ribosomal protein L19; protein product: MTANLIQKIEREQMRLDIPDFDSGDTIKVHVKIREGEKERIQVFQGVVIKKTKGLSSARFTVRKISGGVGVERIFPLYSPAIDKIEVVTRGRVRRSKLYYLRNLRGKAARIKEKRFA
- a CDS encoding ribonuclease HII, coding for MLFYEKQAMLDGYKVIAGVDEAGRGPLAGPVVSAAVVLPESFDVPGINDSKKLSEKKREALFPVIQAQAIAFGIGMADHEEIDRINILQASLLSMKRAVDALQLTPDYLLIDGKFTINTTIDQCPVIKGDALSLSIAAASILAKVTRDRIMAELDAKYPQYGLKRHKGYPTKAHKEAIRTHGPCPVHRKSFKGVKDI
- a CDS encoding YraN family protein; translation: MSFRGKQLGKKGERSAQKFLVSRGYKILESNYSTPKFEIDIIAKDNDTLCFIEVKTRTGIKKGLPREGVTTAKQKKIIMGAQYYLHLKKITDTRLRFDVVEVLYKDSSHTACDITIIPNAFQGS
- the rsmI gene encoding 16S rRNA (cytidine(1402)-2'-O)-methyltransferase, translating into MVGTLYIVATPLGNLEDMTFRAVRMLKEADLIAAEDTRHSKKLLNHYGITTPLIACHEHNEAAKADDLVQRLEKGITIALISDAGTPLISDPGYRLVSMASKKGIPIVPIPGCNAAITGLSASGLPTDAFIFLGFAPKKQGRLDNFLNDAAHHKATLIFYESPRRVIRLISSAIKVLGDRQACLARELTKQYEEFIRGPLSAILSTLENRETVKGECVLFITGDDEQPVALSAEQMESMIMDGLNQNIRTGELAKEIAGYANFSKSKVYDMILALKKRL
- a CDS encoding inorganic phosphate transporter, whose product is MSIEICYVIVGMLILFAIFDLIVGVTNDAVNFLNSSIGSKAAPFKIIMIIASVGILTGVTFSAGMMEVARKGIFHPELFTMPELLTIFLAVMITDILLLDLFNTYGLPTSTTVSIVFELLGSAVALSVIKLAAHTDSTLGLLDYINSTKAITIVFGILLSILVAFASGATVQFISRMIFTFNYKRRLKYYGALWGGVALTIITFFILIKGAKGATFMDPQMVTWIKNHSLILMGCIFVTSAIILQVLITLFKINILKPIVLVGTFALAMAFAANDLVNFIGVPLAGLNAFKTALASSDPMNITMEALGGKVHTQTFIMLIAGAIMVTTLWVSRKARTVTETEISLGQQDEGMERFESVWLSRRIVNLFYSLFTAVKIICPSVIGRVIARRISPISEDPHVGGKEKPSFDLLRASVNLMVASAVVSLATSLKLPLSTTYVTFMVAMGSSFSDQAWGRESAVYRVTGVLTVIGGWFMTAFIAFIASFIAGNVIYYFKMPGVVGLMVFVFFMIYRNKKRHEGNEKTKEETTIYHLEEVEDFQSSVSATFDHLALHLQGMRLSLGTAFDALFQEDLDALREHRRKVKQFQVRSNIIIANIFKVLRLLQRGDHKGSFNYYQIIRRLQKLNDGYRDTVIRSTRHVANRHKGLLPAQINELTEIKTEFLYILEQVEIAFNKKDIVDCHHIGARFHYLRDLVDEYNANQIARIREESSKTRLSIMYYAISGNCVMMAKQTVKLLEIFNEALPSKNGTNSCRNLHLD
- the sat gene encoding sulfate adenylyltransferase encodes the protein MSKLVAPHGGKGLVCCKLEGAELEAELKKAEGLKKIEISSQVKGDLIMLGIGGFSPLNGFMTKADWKGVCEDFLLADGTFWPVPVMLDAAAADAADINVGDEITLEKDGEIYATMKIEEKFEMSEDEKKWECEKVYKGHGEESEDAVFWKIAMEDHPGVQMVMARKEFCLAGPVKVLSEGEFPEKFKGVYLTPKETRAIMDEKGWANVASMQLRNPMHRSHEHLCKIALDVCDGVLIHSLIGNLKPGDIPADVRIKCIDTLIKGYFVPEHVINGGYPLDMRYAGPREGLLHATFRQNYGVNRMIIGRDHAGVGDFYTLFEAQEIFDTIPMPEDDGKRLLCEPLKIDWTFYCYKCDGMASMRTCPHGKDDRVILSGTKLRHALSNNEPVVDHFGREEVLVILREYYASLTEKVEVKLQSHAEGTKM